In the genome of Nonlabens sp. MB-3u-79, one region contains:
- a CDS encoding HlyD family secretion protein yields MLNISKNELKDQLNLNNFNAGRKVLKRKHYKYFNRFLGGFALFAIILMFLPWTQNISGNGFVTTLTPDQRPLTLQSPIAGRIVEWYVKEGDRVTKGDTVLKISEVKSEYFDPNLVNRTGQQIDAKAASVESYREKIGALDNQIVALAGERELKLSQARNKLIQSQLKIVQDSIDLQAAKNDEKIAQTQLTRTETLEKEGFKSTADVEEKNLKARTTMAKAISQQQKLLQSRNELINSEIELNRIRQEYAEKIAKAKGDQFSAQSSQLDVEAQVSKLETDRTNYQIRNDLYFVTAPQDGFINKAILGGIGETFKDGEPLINIMPANYDLAVETFVEPIDLPLIHLGEEVRVQFDGWPAIVFSGWPNASYGTYGAKVIAVETFITESKGKYRILLAPDEKDHTWPDALRPGSGARTIALLEDVPIWYELWRRLNGFPPNYYLPETTKKDKNEKK; encoded by the coding sequence ATGCTTAACATATCTAAAAACGAGCTCAAAGATCAACTTAATTTGAATAATTTCAATGCAGGTAGAAAGGTATTGAAACGCAAGCATTATAAGTATTTCAATAGATTTTTAGGTGGATTTGCCCTCTTTGCTATTATTTTGATGTTTTTGCCGTGGACTCAAAATATTAGTGGGAATGGTTTTGTAACCACCTTAACTCCAGATCAACGTCCACTTACCTTACAATCTCCTATAGCAGGACGTATTGTAGAATGGTATGTAAAAGAAGGGGACCGGGTGACAAAAGGGGATACGGTATTGAAAATAAGCGAGGTAAAAAGTGAGTACTTTGATCCTAACTTGGTAAATCGTACCGGTCAACAAATTGACGCAAAAGCGGCAAGTGTAGAATCTTATCGAGAAAAAATAGGAGCTTTAGACAATCAAATAGTGGCCCTTGCTGGTGAAAGAGAATTAAAACTAAGCCAGGCGAGAAACAAACTCATCCAGTCCCAGCTCAAAATAGTACAAGACAGTATCGATCTTCAAGCGGCCAAAAATGACGAGAAAATTGCTCAGACACAATTAACACGTACCGAAACTTTAGAAAAAGAAGGTTTTAAGTCTACGGCAGATGTGGAAGAGAAAAACCTGAAGGCAAGAACGACTATGGCAAAGGCTATTTCTCAACAACAAAAACTACTACAAAGCAGAAATGAGTTAATCAATTCAGAGATCGAGTTGAACCGCATCAGACAAGAATATGCAGAAAAGATTGCAAAAGCAAAGGGCGATCAGTTCTCAGCACAATCCAGTCAGTTAGATGTAGAAGCGCAAGTCAGTAAACTAGAAACAGATCGCACCAATTATCAAATTAGGAATGACCTCTATTTTGTAACCGCTCCACAAGACGGATTTATCAATAAAGCTATTTTAGGCGGTATTGGTGAGACCTTTAAAGATGGCGAGCCTTTGATCAACATCATGCCTGCAAATTATGATCTTGCGGTAGAAACCTTTGTCGAGCCTATTGACTTGCCATTGATTCACTTAGGAGAAGAGGTTCGGGTACAATTTGACGGTTGGCCAGCTATAGTTTTCTCTGGATGGCCTAATGCGTCTTATGGAACTTATGGCGCAAAAGTTATTGCGGTAGAAACTTTTATAACCGAGAGTAAGGGAAAGTATCGCATACTATTAGCTCCTGACGAGAAAGATCATACGTGGCCAGATGCATTGCGTCCAGGTTCTGGTGCTCGTACTATAGCTTTGTTAGAAGATGTGCCTATCTGGTATGAATTATGGCGTAGACTTAATGGTTTTCCGCCCAATTACTACTTGCCTGAAACTACTAAAAAAGATAAGAATGAGAAGAAGTAA
- a CDS encoding peptidase domain-containing ABC transporter, whose amino-acid sequence MKENKNILTAWQRLISMLELDKKDIRQIFYYAIFAGLVGLSLPLGIQAIINLIQGAQISTSWILLVVLVTLGVAFGGVLQIMQIRITENIQQKIFTRSSFDFAYRFPKIKMSALRGFYPPELANRFFDTLTIQKSLSKLLVDYPTAILQIIFGLLLLSFYHPFFIIYGALLVALAFFLFKYTAEKGLKTSLLESKSKYKVAHWLQEIARSLISFKLSGITNHAVDKNDVLVSEYLKYREQHFKVLITQGIQLIGFKVLITAGLLIIGGLLVLSQEMNIGQFVAAELIILIIIGAVEKIISGLESFYDILTSLEKLAQVVDKELEPQLGEHPFNKEQNFHVELDQVTFTVPERTRPILDDISLKISETCTILINGTNGSGKATLLRLIAGIIEPTQGSIYVNNSNLRGLDLNYYRANLGQSLTEETPFEGTLRDNITFGDKSIADERIYWSLEKVGLINYLKKLPMGLDTVIFPEGKELSYTVGKKIVLARSIVRHPKMLILKDPLDQFEEEEATRIMEFLTDPSNGWSLVVVSQNKEWRKRCSRLITLHNGKLILDQ is encoded by the coding sequence ATGAAAGAAAATAAAAATATACTCACCGCATGGCAGCGCCTCATCAGCATGCTCGAGTTGGACAAAAAAGATATTAGACAGATCTTTTATTATGCCATTTTTGCCGGTTTAGTAGGTCTTTCCTTGCCTTTAGGGATTCAGGCGATTATTAACTTGATTCAAGGAGCCCAAATCAGCACCTCCTGGATTCTATTAGTAGTATTAGTTACTTTAGGTGTGGCTTTTGGTGGGGTATTGCAAATTATGCAAATAAGAATTACGGAGAACATTCAACAAAAGATATTTACAAGGTCTTCTTTTGACTTTGCTTACCGATTTCCAAAAATCAAGATGAGTGCCTTGCGAGGTTTTTATCCGCCAGAATTAGCTAATAGATTTTTTGATACCCTTACCATACAAAAGAGTTTATCTAAATTACTAGTAGACTACCCTACAGCGATTTTACAAATTATATTTGGTTTATTACTCTTGTCGTTCTACCACCCATTCTTTATTATTTATGGAGCGTTATTAGTGGCCTTAGCCTTTTTTCTGTTCAAATACACTGCTGAAAAAGGTTTGAAAACCAGTTTATTAGAGTCTAAAAGCAAGTATAAAGTGGCGCACTGGCTTCAAGAAATTGCGAGATCACTCATCAGTTTCAAACTTTCTGGAATTACAAATCACGCCGTGGATAAGAACGATGTGTTAGTGTCGGAATACTTGAAGTATAGAGAGCAGCATTTTAAAGTGCTGATTACACAAGGGATTCAACTGATAGGTTTTAAAGTATTGATTACGGCAGGACTTCTCATTATAGGAGGATTGCTAGTGCTGAGTCAAGAAATGAATATTGGACAATTTGTAGCAGCAGAGCTTATTATTTTGATCATCATAGGAGCTGTGGAGAAAATTATATCTGGTTTAGAGTCATTTTACGATATATTAACTTCCTTAGAGAAATTAGCCCAAGTAGTAGATAAAGAGTTGGAACCTCAATTAGGAGAGCATCCTTTTAATAAGGAACAAAATTTTCATGTAGAACTCGATCAAGTAACTTTTACAGTTCCAGAAAGAACAAGGCCTATATTAGATGACATCTCACTAAAAATTTCTGAAACATGTACCATACTTATAAATGGTACTAACGGCAGTGGTAAAGCTACTTTATTACGACTTATCGCTGGAATTATAGAGCCTACTCAAGGAAGTATTTATGTAAACAATTCAAATTTAAGAGGTCTCGACCTTAATTATTACCGAGCAAACTTAGGTCAGTCCTTAACAGAAGAAACACCTTTTGAAGGTACCTTAAGGGACAATATCACCTTTGGAGATAAAAGTATTGCCGATGAGCGTATTTATTGGTCCCTTGAAAAAGTAGGTCTGATTAATTATCTTAAAAAACTACCTATGGGATTGGATACGGTTATTTTTCCAGAAGGAAAAGAATTGAGCTATACGGTTGGAAAAAAAATCGTCCTTGCCCGCAGTATCGTTAGACATCCGAAAATGCTTATTTTAAAAGATCCGTTGGACCAGTTTGAAGAAGAAGAAGCGACTAGGATCATGGAGTTTCTTACAGATCCTTCTAATGGATGGTCACTAGTTGTAGTTAGTCAGAATAAGGAATGGAGAAAACGTTGTAGTAGGTTAATAACATTGCACAACGGTAAATTAATTTTAGATCAATAA
- a CDS encoding TetR/AcrR family transcriptional regulator — translation MQTLLKNLKVEINDKLYVKDPGSSDLGKRILSCSIEMIYELGFEQFTFKKLGLAIKSNESSIYRYFENKHKLLLYLTSWYWSWLEYQLVLQTLTLSSPKDKLNRAIEILTQEVTQDSDFSHINEVLLNKIIIAEYSKSYLTKEVDTENKEGYFAVYKRLVLRLKDMIKEVNPVYAFPSSLSSMIIQGALHQHFLKDHFAAITDCNSTTSPTSYFLNLVDQLIISNERK, via the coding sequence ATGCAAACACTTCTCAAAAATCTTAAAGTAGAGATCAATGATAAATTATACGTCAAAGACCCTGGGAGTTCTGACCTAGGCAAACGCATCCTTAGTTGTAGTATAGAGATGATTTATGAATTGGGCTTTGAACAATTCACCTTCAAAAAGCTTGGGCTTGCGATTAAATCTAATGAAAGTTCTATTTACAGGTATTTTGAAAATAAACATAAACTATTACTTTACCTTACTTCATGGTATTGGAGCTGGCTGGAATATCAATTAGTTCTTCAAACGTTGACATTGTCCTCTCCTAAAGATAAATTGAATAGAGCCATCGAGATTTTAACTCAAGAAGTGACACAAGACTCTGACTTCAGTCATATAAATGAAGTGCTATTAAATAAAATTATTATTGCAGAGTACTCCAAATCCTATTTAACTAAAGAAGTGGATACCGAAAATAAAGAAGGTTATTTTGCGGTGTATAAACGATTGGTTTTGAGGCTCAAGGACATGATTAAAGAAGTAAATCCTGTTTATGCTTTCCCTTCCTCCTTAAGCAGTATGATCATACAAGGAGCCTTGCATCAACACTTTTTAAAAGATCATTTTGCAGCCATTACAGATTGTAATAGTACGACATCACCGACCTCTTATTTTTTAAATCTCGTAGATCAACTTATTATATCAAATGAAAGAAAATAA
- a CDS encoding M24 family metallopeptidase produces the protein MTIILEELQKAEEKAALLFREIEKRQLIQTGRTEKEINTNIFELADELFGIQKYWHKRIVRAGENTLHPYDENPPDLVIKEDDIVFIDFGPILEHWEADYGRTYVIGSDPYKKQLAEDSEKLWLMANEHFKNNPTITGAQLYTFCVELAEGHDWEFGGPIAGHLIGHFPHEKLETEVKTNYIHPENHTPMNETDAQGEERHWIIEIHLVDRQKKIGAFFEQLAGF, from the coding sequence ATGACTATTATCTTAGAAGAACTTCAAAAAGCAGAAGAAAAAGCCGCATTGTTATTTCGAGAAATTGAAAAAAGACAGCTCATACAAACCGGCAGGACAGAAAAAGAGATCAACACAAACATCTTTGAACTGGCTGATGAATTATTTGGTATTCAAAAATACTGGCACAAACGTATTGTAAGGGCTGGAGAAAACACACTACATCCTTATGATGAGAATCCGCCGGACTTAGTTATTAAAGAAGATGATATTGTTTTTATAGACTTCGGCCCTATCCTTGAACACTGGGAGGCAGACTATGGTAGAACTTACGTTATTGGATCTGATCCTTATAAAAAACAACTGGCTGAAGATTCAGAAAAGCTATGGTTGATGGCTAATGAGCACTTTAAAAACAACCCTACAATTACTGGCGCACAGTTATACACCTTTTGTGTCGAGCTAGCTGAAGGTCATGACTGGGAATTTGGTGGTCCTATAGCTGGTCATTTGATAGGTCACTTTCCTCATGAAAAATTAGAAACAGAAGTAAAAACAAATTACATACATCCAGAAAATCATACTCCTATGAATGAGACAGATGCTCAAGGAGAGGAGCGTCATTGGATTATAGAAATTCACTTGGTGGACAGGCAAAAAAAGATAGGCGCCTTTTTTGAGCAACTCGCTGGCTTTTAA
- a CDS encoding ATP-dependent Clp protease adaptor ClpS — translation MKWSTQEQVLPELEMEVLEQKENKIVLFNDEVNTFDHVIDMLVAACDHTPIQAEQCSLIVHYKGKCNVKSGDYDDLEPRCTALLEAGLTAEIQ, via the coding sequence ATGAAATGGAGCACACAAGAACAAGTACTTCCAGAATTGGAAATGGAAGTCTTGGAGCAAAAGGAAAATAAAATTGTCCTTTTTAATGATGAAGTAAACACATTTGATCACGTCATAGATATGCTGGTGGCAGCATGTGATCACACACCTATACAAGCAGAGCAATGTTCTCTTATAGTTCACTATAAAGGAAAATGTAATGTGAAGTCAGGAGATTACGATGATTTAGAGCCGCGTTGCACCGCTTTATTAGAAGCTGGATTAACCGCTGAGATTCAATAG
- the prmA gene encoding 50S ribosomal protein L11 methyltransferase, producing MENSTTDQIYVEYSFKLTPQQPWNDVLMAQLGEVGFESFIDTEDGIKAYVLQSLDSEHILDTVDLMDNDLCDIAFAKADMPATNWNEEWEKNFDPITVNNRCEVRAPFHKASGVEFDIVIEPKMSFGTGHHQTTHMMIQHLLEENVAGLDVLDMGSGTGVLGILAQMRGAAAVDAIDIDTWCYENAQENVERNKMDKVNVILGGAEQLAGKSYDFIIANINRNILLQDIPVYAKSLKSGGTILFSGFYEDDLEHIKNKCNECGIVYDSHLKKDNWIAAKMLKG from the coding sequence ATGGAAAATAGTACAACCGATCAAATTTATGTGGAATACAGTTTTAAACTAACCCCACAACAACCTTGGAATGATGTGCTGATGGCACAACTGGGCGAGGTAGGTTTTGAGAGTTTTATAGATACAGAAGATGGGATCAAGGCCTATGTGTTACAATCTCTGGATAGTGAGCATATACTCGATACAGTAGATCTTATGGATAATGACTTATGTGATATCGCTTTCGCGAAAGCGGATATGCCAGCAACCAATTGGAATGAAGAATGGGAAAAGAATTTTGATCCCATTACAGTGAATAACCGATGTGAAGTACGCGCACCATTTCATAAGGCCAGCGGTGTCGAATTTGATATTGTTATAGAGCCAAAGATGAGTTTTGGTACAGGACACCATCAGACCACGCACATGATGATCCAGCATTTATTAGAAGAAAATGTTGCAGGTCTGGATGTACTGGATATGGGTAGCGGTACCGGAGTGTTAGGTATTCTAGCTCAAATGCGAGGCGCTGCGGCAGTGGACGCTATAGATATTGATACTTGGTGTTATGAAAATGCACAGGAGAATGTAGAGCGCAATAAAATGGATAAGGTAAACGTCATCTTAGGAGGAGCAGAGCAGCTGGCAGGAAAATCTTATGACTTTATCATTGCAAATATCAACAGAAATATATTACTTCAAGATATACCAGTATATGCTAAAAGTTTAAAAAGTGGTGGCACGATACTTTTCAGTGGTTTTTACGAAGATGATTTAGAACACATCAAAAACAAGTGTAATGAGTGTGGTATTGTTTACGACTCACATCTCAAGAAAGATAATTGGATAGCTGCTAAGATGTTGAAAGGATAA
- a CDS encoding DUF1287 domain-containing protein, protein MHFKNLFSLLFLTISSLVVGQTEYGIEVAAAAEELTKDQVIYNGSYFNIPYPNGDVPKPYGVCTDVIIRTYRKLGIDLQKEVHEDMKAHFSKYPQKWGLKKTDTNIDHRRVPNLRTFFTSKGTSLVLSQQAIDYLPGDVVSWELSNGLTHIGVVSKTKSKDQKRYLMVHNIGAGQVLEDCLFHFNITGHYRYGK, encoded by the coding sequence ATGCATTTTAAAAACTTATTTTCACTCCTATTCCTGACCATAAGCTCACTAGTAGTAGGTCAGACGGAGTATGGTATAGAAGTAGCTGCCGCGGCTGAAGAGTTGACTAAAGATCAGGTGATTTATAACGGCAGCTATTTTAATATTCCCTATCCTAATGGAGATGTTCCAAAACCTTATGGGGTTTGTACAGATGTAATCATTAGAACCTACAGGAAGCTTGGAATCGACTTGCAGAAGGAAGTTCATGAGGATATGAAAGCTCATTTCTCTAAATATCCGCAAAAATGGGGATTGAAGAAAACAGATACCAATATCGATCACAGAAGGGTACCTAATTTGCGTACTTTTTTCACCAGTAAAGGAACGAGTCTAGTTCTAAGTCAGCAGGCTATAGATTACCTACCTGGTGATGTGGTAAGCTGGGAGTTGAGCAACGGACTGACGCATATAGGGGTGGTTTCCAAAACAAAATCAAAAGACCAAAAACGCTATTTAATGGTGCATAATATAGGCGCTGGACAAGTCCTAGAAGATTGCCTATTTCATTTTAATATTACAGGACATTACCGATATGGAAAATAG
- the tpiA gene encoding triose-phosphate isomerase, whose product MRKNIVAGNWKMNCDLPQTTDLINDLKKGLLKDVNCELMIAPSHPFLYHAFNSTTDTVIEVVAQNVCEALNGAYTGEVSVDMLDSIGIKTVIIGHSERRDIYGETDELIAAKTITALEKGMRVIFCCGEHLEQRKAGNHFETVTQQIEKGLFGLTSKQMEKVVVAYEPVWAIGTGETASPEQAQEMHAHLRSFIESKFGKETANNTSILYGGSVKPANAAEIFAKPDVDGGLVGGASLDAQSFLDIANAF is encoded by the coding sequence ATGAGAAAAAATATAGTAGCTGGAAACTGGAAAATGAACTGCGATTTACCGCAAACAACAGACCTCATTAATGATTTAAAAAAAGGTCTTTTAAAGGATGTTAATTGCGAATTGATGATCGCTCCATCGCACCCATTCTTATACCATGCATTTAATAGTACGACCGATACAGTAATAGAAGTAGTGGCGCAAAACGTATGTGAAGCTCTAAATGGCGCTTATACAGGAGAGGTTTCTGTAGATATGTTAGATAGCATAGGAATTAAAACAGTGATTATAGGTCACTCGGAGCGCAGAGATATTTATGGAGAAACGGACGAACTAATCGCTGCCAAAACTATAACGGCTCTTGAAAAAGGCATGCGAGTGATCTTTTGTTGTGGAGAACACTTAGAACAACGCAAAGCTGGTAACCACTTTGAAACGGTTACTCAACAAATTGAAAAAGGACTTTTTGGCCTTACTTCAAAGCAAATGGAAAAGGTGGTTGTTGCTTATGAGCCAGTATGGGCAATAGGTACTGGAGAAACCGCAAGTCCAGAACAAGCACAAGAAATGCATGCACATTTGCGTTCTTTTATAGAATCAAAATTTGGAAAGGAAACCGCAAACAACACCAGTATCCTTTACGGTGGTAGCGTAAAACCTGCAAATGCTGCAGAGATTTTTGCAAAACCAGATGTAGATGGAGGTCTTGTAGGTGGCGCGTCACTAGACGCACAATCCTTCCTCGATATTGCGAATGCATTTTAA
- a CDS encoding ABC transporter permease — MISYVLKKIGYAILTLYGVVTVIFLLFYLLPGDPAQMMLGQNESEEQLANVRAKYGLDQTIGTQYLYFLNDLSPVSFHSKQASDFTYDDGQYTGIKLITIGTTATYIKWPYLRESFQKTGKKVSYIIGETLPNTMILALAAISIALVLGLVLGVISALYKNSWIDQVIQLVSTMGMSIPSFFSAIIFAFIFGYVLHEYTGLKMSGSLYEMDDYGEGMQLQWRNLILPAIVLGIRPLAVISQLMRNSLLEVMGQEYITTAYAKGLTTLQVIKRHAFKNALNPVITAVSGWFASLLAGAVFVEYIFNWNGIGKEIVEALNTQDLPVITGAVLVIATLFILINILVDLLYVWLDPRVKLE, encoded by the coding sequence ATGATAAGCTATGTGCTTAAAAAAATAGGCTATGCGATACTGACATTATATGGAGTGGTTACCGTAATTTTTCTTTTATTCTACCTTTTACCAGGAGATCCAGCCCAAATGATGCTGGGGCAAAATGAGTCAGAAGAGCAACTGGCAAATGTGAGAGCTAAATACGGTTTGGATCAAACGATAGGAACTCAGTATTTGTATTTCCTCAATGATTTATCACCTGTATCTTTTCACAGTAAGCAGGCGTCTGATTTCACCTACGACGATGGGCAGTACACGGGTATAAAACTCATTACAATAGGGACAACAGCTACTTATATCAAATGGCCATACCTGCGAGAATCCTTTCAAAAAACGGGTAAAAAAGTAAGCTATATCATAGGAGAAACCTTGCCCAACACCATGATTTTAGCCCTAGCAGCAATTAGTATTGCATTGGTTTTGGGATTGGTTTTAGGGGTGATTTCAGCTTTGTATAAAAATAGCTGGATCGATCAAGTCATTCAACTGGTAAGTACGATGGGAATGAGTATTCCTAGTTTTTTTAGCGCCATCATTTTTGCGTTTATTTTTGGCTATGTGTTGCATGAATATACCGGATTGAAGATGAGTGGTAGTTTATATGAAATGGATGATTATGGAGAAGGAATGCAATTGCAATGGCGCAATTTGATTTTGCCCGCAATAGTACTTGGAATACGACCGCTAGCCGTTATTTCTCAACTTATGAGAAACAGCCTGTTGGAAGTCATGGGGCAAGAATACATTACTACAGCTTATGCCAAAGGACTGACTACATTACAAGTGATCAAAAGACATGCGTTTAAAAATGCACTGAACCCAGTAATAACTGCGGTAAGCGGTTGGTTTGCGAGTTTACTTGCTGGAGCTGTGTTTGTAGAATATATTTTCAATTGGAACGGAATAGGAAAGGAAATCGTAGAGGCTTTAAATACCCAAGATTTACCGGTCATTACAGGAGCGGTTCTCGTTATTGCTACCTTGTTTATCCTTATCAATATTCTGGTGGACTTGCTCTATGTATGGCTGGATCCACGTGTGAAGCTGGAATAG
- a CDS encoding BT_3928 family protein yields MKALVPFCRWFVGILFIFSGLIKLNDPLGFSYKLDEYFSAAVLGLEFLQPFALPMAIFVVIFEVVLGIMLLLGFQKKFTIWSILLMIVFFTFLTFYSAYFDKVTDCGCFGDAIPLTPWQSFYKDVVLLVMILVLFFNMDKIGSAFAKAKSSIIILVATVICFIIAYYVLMHLPILDFRAYKTGVDIEEAMKEDPNHPAIYGYDWYYTVDGKEEIITTDGLPPEGRPGYDKVETRVIQEAALPEIHDFSIETDGEDYTQEILDKEKVAFVMIYDMTKAEDGGMQKLAAFIQRAQKAGYEVIGLSANPIDQLQPLLEANSVEIPFYTTDGTQIKTAVRSTPSIMTINKGVITAKSHWNDFEQLAL; encoded by the coding sequence ATGAAAGCATTAGTTCCTTTTTGCCGATGGTTTGTCGGTATATTATTCATATTTAGTGGTTTAATTAAGTTAAATGATCCGTTAGGCTTCTCTTATAAATTGGATGAATATTTCAGTGCTGCCGTCTTAGGACTGGAGTTTTTACAACCGTTTGCACTTCCTATGGCTATTTTTGTTGTCATTTTTGAAGTGGTCTTAGGGATCATGCTTCTCCTTGGTTTTCAGAAAAAATTTACGATCTGGTCCATATTGCTCATGATTGTTTTCTTTACATTTTTAACTTTCTATTCTGCATATTTTGATAAAGTGACGGATTGTGGTTGCTTTGGTGATGCTATTCCTTTAACACCTTGGCAATCTTTTTACAAAGACGTGGTGCTATTAGTGATGATATTGGTTTTGTTTTTTAATATGGATAAAATAGGTTCCGCTTTCGCGAAAGCAAAATCCTCCATCATTATTCTCGTAGCTACGGTCATTTGTTTTATCATCGCCTATTACGTGTTGATGCACTTACCTATTCTTGATTTTAGAGCCTATAAAACAGGGGTCGATATAGAAGAGGCGATGAAGGAAGATCCTAATCATCCTGCTATTTATGGGTACGACTGGTATTATACAGTTGATGGGAAAGAAGAAATAATTACTACAGATGGTTTGCCTCCAGAAGGTCGTCCAGGTTATGATAAAGTGGAAACACGTGTTATTCAAGAGGCAGCACTTCCTGAAATTCATGATTTTTCTATAGAAACAGATGGCGAAGATTACACTCAAGAAATCTTAGATAAAGAAAAAGTAGCCTTTGTCATGATTTACGATATGACCAAAGCTGAAGACGGCGGTATGCAAAAGTTGGCTGCTTTTATACAAAGAGCGCAGAAAGCCGGTTATGAGGTGATAGGTCTGAGTGCAAATCCTATAGATCAATTGCAACCTTTACTAGAAGCAAATAGTGTGGAGATCCCATTTTACACTACAGATGGAACTCAAATCAAAACTGCTGTACGATCTACACCATCTATAATGACGATTAATAAAGGGGTGATTACTGCTAAGTCGCATTGGAATGATTTTGAGCAACTGGCTTTATGA
- a CDS encoding peptidylprolyl isomerase, with amino-acid sequence MQEGIYAKFDTTKGEILVQLHHDKTPGTVGNFIALAEGNLENKAKEQGTPYYDGLKFHRVIPDFMVQGGDPQGTGSGGPGYNFDDEFHPELRHEGPGVLSMANAGPATNGSQFFITHIATPWLDDKHTVFGKVIEGQDVVDAIAQGDEIKKLTILREGDAAKAFNAVEEFRQLEGAVKNRKEQARKQADQEIDEIAMGFDKTESGLRYKIINQGDGVQAEKGKTVSVHYKGMLPNGKVFDSSYDRKQPIDFALGMGQVIAGWDEGIQLLKVGDKARLVVPSDMAYGSAGAGGVIPPNATLVFDVELVAVK; translated from the coding sequence ATGCAAGAAGGAATCTACGCAAAATTTGATACTACTAAAGGAGAGATCCTCGTACAACTACATCACGACAAAACACCTGGAACGGTAGGAAATTTTATCGCACTCGCTGAAGGGAACTTAGAGAACAAAGCCAAAGAACAAGGGACACCTTATTATGACGGTTTAAAATTTCACCGAGTAATCCCAGATTTTATGGTGCAAGGTGGAGACCCACAAGGAACTGGTTCTGGCGGGCCAGGTTATAATTTTGATGATGAGTTCCATCCAGAATTACGTCATGAGGGTCCTGGAGTATTGAGTATGGCAAATGCAGGACCTGCAACAAATGGTTCTCAGTTTTTTATTACTCATATAGCTACGCCATGGTTGGATGATAAGCACACGGTCTTTGGTAAAGTAATAGAAGGACAAGATGTGGTTGATGCCATCGCTCAAGGTGACGAAATCAAAAAACTTACTATCTTAAGAGAAGGTGATGCGGCAAAAGCATTCAACGCTGTGGAAGAATTTCGTCAGTTGGAAGGAGCTGTAAAAAATCGCAAAGAGCAGGCTAGAAAACAAGCAGACCAAGAGATCGATGAGATCGCTATGGGTTTTGATAAAACAGAAAGCGGTTTGCGTTATAAAATCATCAATCAAGGTGATGGTGTGCAGGCTGAAAAAGGAAAAACGGTTAGCGTTCATTACAAAGGAATGTTGCCTAACGGTAAAGTGTTTGACTCTAGTTATGACCGCAAGCAGCCTATAGATTTTGCTCTAGGAATGGGGCAGGTCATCGCAGGATGGGATGAAGGGATCCAACTTTTAAAAGTAGGAGACAAAGCTCGTCTAGTGGTACCATCTGACATGGCTTATGGAAGTGCTGGAGCAGGTGGCGTTATTCCACCAAATGCAACATTAGTGTTTGATGTAGAACTCGTTGCTGTAAAGTAA